One Rosa chinensis cultivar Old Blush chromosome 5, RchiOBHm-V2, whole genome shotgun sequence genomic region harbors:
- the LOC112166663 gene encoding WPP domain-associated protein has product MEILEVMDNDVKSCNGGMGSLEVMRNGFQSCNGLLVQHNYSVKENENPDVDLLEDLDSYMEDINERLTISRMVSDTVIKGMVNAVTEEAAEKIAQKEQEVTKLKEMLHIYHVDVHENEFSGSLVMLRESRGTQYGLTHMGSKDRMQQPTSFEAVAGHDRIAETLVHLRGTTNEEFKKLKKEIDSIRERNSMKRISSSSGLGDILQDKVSDRWDVDRTLDSLKTTIESVYQQVEEMVHLSKASVYEWQVEQEFKEKIEGEIEALVMRNCIWSVEENMWDCFSGAKNVNWDGRIKGISSIRDELDAISKSLSVSDNGQLSSHGSLEGEEESSNGKKGAGSYREVLNNLKSASSLPSTITTTATTLSPSASSSSSVREENGIHDESEINMEEDLDPAALLKHMKKCKNEITELKRNHELEIQDLTEQHFSHMKELLKERRPSLTLKNKFDMLRKRISEVISKVDEILVEREQVATLLPHTFGSNEESVSSLKDRLESLLSENHQLRDLLEDKKKEINCLSLQVSEAAEKLSQHSLAEAELLKTAGNLKAAMEDACIESSLGEDLLAGIVREVVDEIKRIAEESQLENSIMNEDLNMESIITQELCGVMFKDDEEKLSELNIKYIEEYELWVLQEMDKREKEKQLEVEVANKVRLQKEVHFLVEEKEQLARNAAAALEIEIERYESAAQEVENLRGETCQHQKLISESVEESNAAKRDLAEALEQNEEKEQLARDAAAALAIEKERYESAAQEVENLRGEICQHQKLISESVEKSNAAKHDLAEALGQNERHKADICKLEQKLEAAVKVLRQVEEDRRRLLDVNQEKQNAVSLFEAKERELSEQLKSIAVHISGLLKAFTYFECRVTQDISGKCSRLKSLTSQSHLLKQKADVLVRRGLLYKQRLEKKCSDLEKAETEVDLLGDKLDTQLNLVEKIYIALDHYSPILQHYPGITEILELLRKELSAKFRSV; this is encoded by the exons ATGGAGATTTTAGAAGTCATGGATAATGATGTTAAATCGTGCAATGGTGGGATGGGGAGTTTAGAGGTCATGCGTAATGGTTTTCAATCATGCAATGGTTTGTTGGTGCAGCATAATTATAGtgtgaaagaaaatgagaatCCGGATGTTGATCTTCTTGAGGATTTGGACTCTTACATGGAAGATATCAACGAACGGTTGACCATATCAAGGATGGTGAGTGACACGGTCATCAAGGGTATGGTGAATGCAGTAACAGAAGAGGCAGCTGAGAAAATTGCTCAGAAAGAACAAGAGGTGACTAAATTGAAGGAAATGTTACATATTTATCACGTGGATGTTCATGAGAACGAATTCTCGGGGTCTTTAGTAATGCTCCGAGAGTCAAGAGGTACCCAATACGGACTTACTCATATGGGTAGCAAAGATCGAATGCAGCAGCCTACTTCATTTGAAGCTGTTGCTGGGCATGATAGAATAGCAGAAACTTTGGTCCACTTAAGAGGGACTACTAATGAGGAATTCAAGAAGctcaaaaaagaaattgatagCATAAGAGAGCGTAATTCAATGAAGAGGATTAGTTCCAGTTCTGGTTTGGGTGACATACTGCAAGATAAAGTATCTGACAGGTGGGATGTGGATAGAACCTTGGATAGTCTAAAGACTACAATAGAAAGTGTCTATCAACAGGTGGAAGAAATGGTTCACTTGTCAAAGGCATCAGTATATGAGTGGCAGGTGGAGCAGgagtttaaagaaaaaattgaaggaGAAATTGAAGCGCTTGTGATGAGGAATTGTATTTGGAGCGTTGAAGAAAACATGTGGGATTGCTTTTCTGGTGCAAAAAATGTGAACTGGGATGGAAGGATCAAAGGGATATCAAGTATACGTGACGAATTAGATGCTATTTCTAAATCACTATCTGTCTCTGACAATGGGCAGCTATCTTCTCATGGATCCTTGGAAGGTGAAGAAGAGAGTAGCAATGGTAAAAAGGGTGCCGGTTCTTACCGCGAGGTATTGAACAATCTTAAATCAGCATCATCATTACCAtcaacaataacaacaacagcaacaacatTATCACCATcagcatcatcatcttcatctgtTCGGGAAGAAAATGGTATACATGATGAGTCAGAAATAAATATGGAAGAAGATTTAGATCCAGCTGCCTTGCTTAAGCATATGAAGAAATGTAAGAATGAGATTACTGAATTGAAGAGAAATCATGAGTTAGAAATACAAGATCTGACTGAGCAGCATTTCAGCCACATGAAGGAATTGCTGAAAGAAAGGAGACCGTCTTTAACATTGAAGAATAAGTTCGATATGTTGAGAAAGAGAATCTCTGAGGTGATTTCTAAAGTAGATGAAATTCTTGTAGAAAGGGAACAAGTAGCTACATTGCTTCCCCATACATTTGGCAGCAATGAAGAAAGTGTCAGCAGTTTGAAAGATAGACTGGAATCCCTCCTCTCAGAAAACCACCAACTCAGAGATTTGCTTGAAgataagaagaaagaaattaattGCCTTTCACTACAAGTTTCTGAAGCTGCAGAGAAGCTGTCGCAACACTCTCTGGCTGAGGCAGAGTTATTGAAAACAGCTGGAAATCTTAAAGCAGCTATGGAAGATGCGTGTATTGAATcttcacttggtgaagatttACTTGCTGGTATTGTTAGGGAAGTGGTGGATGAGATTAAACGCATTGCTGAAGAGTCACAGTTGGAGAATAGTATTATGAATGAAGATTTGAATATGGAGTCCATCATCACGCAAGAACTATGTGGTGTTATGTTCAAAGATGATGAGGAGAAACTCAGTGAGCTGAACATTAAATATATTGAGGAATATGAACTTTGGGTTTTGCAGGAGATGGACAAAcgagaaaaggaaaaacaattAGAAGTGGAGGTTGCAAACAAAGTGAGATTACAGAAAGAAGTACATTTTCTGGTAGAAGAAAAGGAGCAGTTGGCACGAAATGCAGCAGCTGCATTGGAAATCGAAATAGAAAGATATGAATCAGCTGCTCAAGAGGTTGAAAATTTAAGGGGCGAGACGTGTCAACATCAGAAATTGATTTCAGAAAGCGTTGAAGAGTCAAATGCTGCAAAGCGTGATTTGGCTGAGGCGTTGGAGCAAAATGAAGAAAAGGAGCAGTTGGCGCGAGATGCAGCAGCTGCATTGGCAATCGAAAAAGAAAGATATGAATCAGCTGCTCAAGAGGTTGAAAATTTAAGGGGTGAGATATGTCAACATCAGAAATTGATTTCAGAAAGCGTTGAAAAGTCAAATGCTGCAAAGCATGATTTGGCTGAGGCGTTGGGGCAAAATGAAAGACACAAGGCAGACATATGTAAGTTAGAACAAAAGCTTGAAGCAGCAGTGAAAGTGCTGAGGCAAGTTGAGGAAGACAGAAGGAGGCTTCTTGATGTCAACCAAGAGAAGCAGAATGCTGTATCTTTGTTCGAAGCAAAAGAAAGGGAGCTTAGCGAGCAACTGAAATCAATAGCTGTCCATATCAGTGGATTATTGAAAGCGTTCACTTATTTTGAATGTAGAGTGACACAAGATATTTCAGGGAAATGTTCGAG GTTGAAAAGTTTGACTTCTCAATCACATTTGCTTAAACAAAAAGCTGATGTACTTGTAAGACGAGGATTGCTGTACAAGCAAAGACTGGAAAAGAAATGTTCTGACCTTGAGAAAGCTGAAACTGAG GTCGATCTTTTGGGGGATAAGCTGGACACTCAGTTGAATCTTGTCGAAAAAATATACATTGCCCTTGATCATTATTCACCAATATTGCAGCATTATCCTGGA ATAACTGAGATCTTGGAGCTGTTAAGAAAGGAATTAAGTGCAAAATTTAGATCTGTTTGA